The following proteins are co-located in the Desulfurococcus amylolyticus Z-533 genome:
- a CDS encoding transcriptional regulator, translated as MLVKLYAPLQPGSKEEIRLLEAVLYTATIFGPGLTTLLSSSEDKSSIIKELSTAAAVFARFKANYSYGLISEELGVPEKTVRKYLSIKDALSKAVSDVLKKLETGNGFIEVDIPDVESYVAKLSSLERENNELRQRNQELETRLAELSGKLELVKKHLDEVYKML; from the coding sequence ATGCTGGTGAAGCTATATGCTCCCCTGCAACCGGGAAGCAAGGAGGAGATAAGGCTCCTCGAGGCAGTATTATACACAGCGACAATATTCGGGCCAGGCCTCACTACACTGCTCTCCAGCAGCGAAGATAAGTCAAGCATTATCAAGGAGCTCTCCACAGCAGCAGCCGTCTTCGCGAGGTTCAAGGCCAATTACTCCTATGGCTTAATAAGCGAGGAGCTCGGGGTACCCGAGAAAACTGTTAGGAAATACCTGAGTATCAAGGACGCCCTCAGCAAGGCTGTTTCAGACGTGTTAAAAAAACTGGAGACTGGAAACGGCTTCATCGAAGTAGACATACCTGATGTAGAATCCTATGTTGCGAAACTAAGTAGCCTAGAAAGAGAAAACAATGAGTTAAGGCAGAGAAACCAGGAACTGGAGACACGGCTAGCAGAGTTAAGTGGGAAGCTGGAACTGGTTAAGAAGCACTTGGATGAAGTCTATAAGATGCTCTAA
- a CDS encoding dipeptidase — MNPPLVDLHEDIAAYVLSGSLLNPFPLKPFDIDEPLRHADIPKYLASNTRLVVASIFPMIPWYSRGGRISYKHYPSLEPVYAGLDLYRNIVLAHREFKLVLGRDQLQGLFNEKNGSIGLLVGLEGADSLRSPEDLDLLYAGGLRVLGLTWNYNNKYASSCRTQIDNGLTREGLELIGRAVELGVAVDLAHASGKTVKDTYEATRKPVIVSHANTRSVHNHPRNLDDKTLEVVAESKGVVGLVFIASFVSTGVPDVSSLVRHAVYIRDNYGVDILAIGSDYFGSLDAPLVKGLESIDKIGSLWSKLLEEGFTREDIEKIAWRNPLRALTAWLK, encoded by the coding sequence TTGAACCCGCCTCTAGTAGATCTCCACGAGGATATAGCGGCCTATGTTCTCTCAGGAAGCCTGCTCAACCCATTCCCATTGAAACCCTTTGATATCGATGAACCACTCCGGCACGCTGATATCCCGAAGTACCTCGCCAGCAACACAAGGCTCGTTGTCGCCAGCATCTTCCCCATGATACCCTGGTACTCCCGTGGTGGGAGGATATCTTACAAGCATTATCCGAGCCTTGAGCCGGTTTACGCAGGGTTGGACTTATACAGGAATATTGTGTTAGCCCACAGAGAGTTCAAGCTTGTATTAGGTAGAGACCAGCTTCAGGGACTCTTCAATGAGAAAAATGGTAGCATAGGCTTGCTTGTAGGGCTTGAAGGGGCTGATTCCTTGAGGAGCCCAGAGGACCTGGATCTCTTATATGCTGGCGGGCTACGTGTATTAGGGTTAACCTGGAACTATAACAATAAGTACGCTTCATCCTGTAGGACACAGATCGATAATGGCTTGACGAGGGAGGGTTTAGAGCTCATTGGGAGAGCCGTGGAGCTAGGGGTAGCAGTGGATCTAGCCCATGCAAGCGGGAAAACGGTGAAAGACACATACGAGGCAACAAGAAAGCCCGTAATAGTCAGTCACGCCAATACCAGATCGGTTCATAACCATCCTAGGAACCTTGATGACAAGACGCTGGAAGTAGTGGCAGAGAGCAAGGGGGTTGTAGGACTAGTATTCATAGCTTCATTTGTGTCAACGGGTGTACCAGATGTATCCAGCCTGGTCAGACACGCGGTATATATAAGAGATAATTATGGAGTGGACATATTAGCAATAGGCTCAGACTACTTCGGCTCACTTGATGCACCGCTTGTTAAAGGACTGGAATCCATCGATAAAATAGGGAGCTTATGGAGCAAGCTACTCGAGGAAGGCTTCACTAGAGAAGACATCGAGAAAATAGCCTGGAGAAACCCGCTCAGAGCACTTACAGCATGGCTGAAATAA
- a CDS encoding nicotinamide-nucleotide adenylyltransferase codes for MRRALFIGRFQPFHNGHLHALRYILERFDEAVIAVAAAQYNYTADNPFTAGERVEMIKLGLGDLYSRCYVIPVDNISNNYLWPLHLLSYVPRVDTVFSNNRFVQELFKILGLETLETPVLPGVSGTMVRRLMAEDGDWESLVPSSVAEFIKRINGVERVRGLLKLSVRVQGERF; via the coding sequence TTGAGGAGGGCTTTATTCATTGGTAGGTTTCAACCGTTTCACAATGGCCACCTGCATGCCCTCAGATATATACTAGAGAGGTTTGATGAAGCCGTGATCGCTGTGGCAGCCGCCCAATACAACTACACAGCGGACAACCCCTTCACAGCTGGCGAGCGCGTTGAGATGATTAAGCTTGGACTAGGCGACCTATACTCAAGGTGCTATGTGATCCCAGTTGATAATATTTCAAACAACTACCTCTGGCCACTCCACCTCCTCAGCTATGTACCCAGGGTTGACACAGTATTCAGCAACAATAGGTTTGTGCAGGAGCTCTTCAAAATACTTGGACTAGAAACCCTTGAGACACCAGTATTACCTGGTGTCAGTGGCACCATGGTTAGGAGGCTCATGGCTGAGGATGGAGACTGGGAGAGCCTCGTACCCTCAAGCGTAGCCGAGTTCATTAAAAGGATCAATGGGGTTGAGAGAGTTAGGGGACTCTTGAAGCTATCAGTGAGGGTACAGGGTGAGAGGTTTTGA
- a CDS encoding bacteriohemerythrin, which produces MKSIVIREDIENLQKLIPLSKLLNILEVEIIESVMLEGGGKILLEVVGRYASENEYYMTYITNQEGTSCMLLMSGDRILNAECHRPDGGEIPVNPELIKGLLYSSNVRKLDMYRVKSPFVRWAEKYNMGVEPLDTAHRNMFEKFNMVIKYILDGELGKIQEAFREAYNASIAHFELEEELQDKCMYDKRKKESHVKRHLEFKMLMDKLASTTHASQFVKLLTDLYTYIASYLDYMLKDDLELAEHLKKCLEKDGD; this is translated from the coding sequence ATGAAGAGTATAGTTATAAGAGAAGACATAGAGAACCTACAGAAGCTGATACCGCTGAGTAAACTATTGAACATATTAGAGGTAGAGATTATCGAGTCAGTAATGCTGGAAGGAGGAGGGAAAATATTACTAGAGGTTGTAGGCAGGTATGCATCTGAGAATGAATATTATATGACCTACATCACTAATCAGGAAGGCACTTCATGCATGCTTCTCATGAGCGGCGATAGGATTCTTAACGCTGAGTGCCATCGCCCAGATGGAGGAGAAATCCCTGTTAACCCAGAGCTTATTAAAGGCCTCCTATACTCCAGCAATGTGAGGAAACTAGATATGTACAGGGTTAAATCGCCGTTTGTGAGGTGGGCTGAGAAATACAATATGGGAGTAGAACCTCTTGACACTGCACACAGGAATATGTTTGAGAAGTTCAATATGGTGATCAAGTATATACTAGATGGGGAATTAGGCAAGATACAGGAAGCCTTCAGAGAAGCATACAACGCCTCCATCGCACATTTCGAACTCGAGGAGGAACTCCAGGATAAATGTATGTATGATAAAAGAAAGAAGGAGTCCCATGTAAAGAGACACTTAGAGTTCAAGATGCTTATGGATAAACTGGCCTCCACTACTCATGCATCTCAGTTTGTCAAGTTGCTCACGGATCTATATACTTATATCGCATCATACCTTGACTATATGTTAAAGGATGACTTAGAGCTGGCAGAGCACTTGAAAAAATGCCTGGAGAAGGACGGGGACTGA
- a CDS encoding MFS transporter, producing the protein MSQGRTGLVILALAILVLLYFSAGYLLAFIVDVLKNSPIIPGVESYEKEAYIGYLKSIPQIIGTVLSILWGILADTIGRRKTMSLMIMFMFTGLAIIPFAVNYVMLLTSFIIFGIGYTGIAPIVYAFIADVLPPEKRGAGYAAYYASSVLGFIGAYVFYLAVKPWQTTYGVLGAMVLLTGLLLLAVSRGVRIGGAEKTSVIEFKLSEAVSSFRKPSVIAILVMIVFWTIPWGMLTTFAIDYIMVKWGVSKTIASLILIVSVVSIAIGHIVGGILSDKVARKKGPAGRVFISILGIGIGLPVMLSMIIYPYPCGNVEWSIVIQPLLLAAFGMMFTTIAYPNITVVLSDVVRAEHRGTVFSVYNILNTLGWAIGPLLYPTLAYIYMPPDIRASDLPRLITLYDPESMRYINSCMSEMAPVRNAYMYSATTIVLLWIISLLIWITIKITYEKDRVYN; encoded by the coding sequence ATGAGTCAGGGGAGAACAGGATTAGTAATTCTAGCCCTAGCAATTCTGGTGCTACTCTACTTCTCGGCGGGCTATCTACTAGCATTCATTGTCGACGTATTGAAGAACAGCCCCATCATACCCGGGGTTGAAAGCTATGAAAAAGAGGCCTATATAGGGTATTTAAAGAGTATTCCACAGATTATTGGAACAGTGCTATCTATTCTCTGGGGTATTCTGGCAGATACGATTGGTAGAAGAAAAACAATGTCTCTAATGATAATGTTCATGTTTACAGGACTAGCCATCATACCTTTCGCAGTGAACTATGTGATGCTCCTAACATCCTTCATCATATTCGGGATCGGGTACACTGGGATAGCTCCAATAGTATATGCTTTCATAGCTGATGTACTGCCACCAGAGAAGAGGGGTGCCGGCTATGCTGCATACTATGCATCCAGTGTCCTCGGCTTTATAGGAGCATATGTGTTCTACCTTGCTGTGAAGCCGTGGCAGACTACTTACGGTGTTCTCGGTGCAATGGTGCTCCTCACAGGGCTCCTGCTACTAGCCGTGTCAAGAGGTGTTAGGATAGGGGGTGCTGAGAAAACCTCCGTGATAGAGTTCAAGCTAAGTGAAGCTGTTTCATCATTTAGAAAACCTAGCGTTATAGCTATCTTAGTGATGATTGTTTTCTGGACTATCCCGTGGGGGATGCTGACCACGTTTGCGATAGACTACATAATGGTGAAATGGGGTGTGTCAAAGACCATTGCGTCACTAATATTAATAGTCTCGGTGGTATCGATAGCCATAGGACACATTGTAGGCGGGATCTTAAGTGACAAGGTGGCTAGGAAGAAGGGTCCAGCAGGCAGAGTCTTCATCTCTATACTAGGCATAGGGATAGGCCTACCAGTGATGCTCTCCATGATAATATACCCGTATCCATGTGGTAATGTTGAATGGTCTATAGTGATACAGCCACTGCTCCTAGCAGCTTTTGGAATGATGTTCACGACTATAGCTTATCCTAATATAACAGTTGTCTTAAGCGATGTAGTCAGGGCTGAGCACCGCGGTACAGTGTTCTCAGTATACAACATACTCAACACACTTGGCTGGGCTATAGGGCCACTGCTATATCCTACACTGGCATACATCTACATGCCACCCGATATCAGAGCAAGCGACCTGCCTAGACTGATAACACTTTATGACCCAGAATCTATGAGGTACATCAATTCATGTATGAGTGAAATGGCGCCAGTGAGAAACGCTTACATGTACTCAGCTACAACCATAGTGTTATTGTGGATAATATCATTGTTAATATGGATTACGATCAAGATAACCTATGAAAAAGACCGTGTCTACAACTAG
- a CDS encoding IS200/IS605 family accessory protein TnpB-related protein, with protein sequence MVRAAKNHLYGVAREDLNSLVESLREPPKSHRKKLILLSYRKLVYWIDWQSEKHGVLVVAVDPRGT encoded by the coding sequence ATTGTTAGAGCAGCTAAGAATCATTTATATGGAGTAGCTAGAGAGGATCTGAATAGTCTAGTAGAGTCTCTGAGAGAACCCCCGAAGAGCCATAGGAAGAAACTAATACTGTTATCCTATAGAAAGCTTGTGTACTGGATCGATTGGCAGTCGGAAAAACATGGTGTGCTAGTAGTAGCTGTCGATCCGAGAGGGACGTAA
- a CDS encoding ABC transporter substrate-binding protein — MNARGTIVKAVAVIVALLLVAPSVSTVSTAQSQSVFRVGWGGTSLDTFNPFTTYAQISTWITLDIYSRLVRVSSNYSTYIPDLAASWEVIGGDTVRFHLITNATFHDGVPITASDVEYSFHLASEPWSSRAANVKIVESIRVIDNYTIDFTVSSIPLFFALAASNIPIVPKHIWSNISDPSTYSGYPPIGSGPLRLTEYKEGQYVVLEPYNRFYYPWYLPRVDRIIVKFYPDVTSAANALIAGDIDAVGPYIPMAMRNVLVNNPGFKVFTSPGTTYFYIAFNVDPNGTGNPTLKDLNVRRALAYATNVTYVCDTAWHGYSKSIASILPTSNIYYNPNLKPYEFNLNRAAEILDQAGYKLGPNGVRASSNGVPLSYTILVPSKFPEAVNAAQVIANWWKQIGVNVEIKTMDTGSMSAIIWNNVNGVVRLGHDIDIWDWIVSPNDVSQFDVFATGRTLTGVSDSGYSNPEYDSLYEKIYNASSMDEIKNIAWMLQEILYNDLPYIPLCEIEAVQAHSVKFTGFDYGWPGGPFGGDDWRTFLNATPVATTTAQGGNSDYLVIGVAAGVIAVVAIVVLINRFRR, encoded by the coding sequence ATGAATGCCAGGGGTACAATTGTCAAAGCCGTAGCAGTAATAGTGGCTTTACTACTGGTTGCACCATCAGTCAGCACAGTATCTACTGCGCAGTCTCAGAGCGTTTTCAGGGTAGGGTGGGGTGGTACCTCGCTAGATACATTCAACCCGTTTACAACCTATGCACAGATATCAACATGGATAACCCTTGACATCTATAGCAGGTTGGTAAGGGTCTCCAGCAATTATTCAACATATATCCCGGACCTGGCTGCTTCATGGGAGGTTATCGGTGGAGACACCGTTAGATTCCATCTTATAACCAATGCAACATTCCACGATGGAGTACCGATCACGGCTTCCGATGTAGAGTACAGCTTCCACCTAGCTAGTGAACCATGGTCATCCAGGGCGGCGAACGTCAAGATCGTTGAATCTATAAGAGTCATAGATAACTACACCATAGACTTCACCGTATCATCTATACCGTTATTCTTCGCCCTTGCAGCCAGCAATATACCAATAGTGCCGAAGCATATATGGAGTAATATAAGTGATCCATCAACATATAGCGGGTACCCACCCATAGGTTCCGGCCCCCTCAGGCTCACCGAGTACAAGGAGGGACAATACGTTGTGCTGGAGCCGTATAACAGGTTCTACTATCCATGGTATCTACCTAGGGTAGACCGGATCATAGTTAAGTTCTACCCCGATGTAACCAGTGCAGCCAACGCGCTGATAGCCGGGGACATAGATGCTGTTGGACCCTATATCCCGATGGCGATGCGTAATGTCCTCGTGAACAACCCGGGGTTCAAGGTGTTTACATCCCCTGGGACAACATACTTCTACATAGCATTCAACGTGGACCCCAATGGAACAGGTAATCCAACCCTGAAGGACTTGAATGTTAGAAGGGCCCTAGCCTATGCTACAAATGTAACTTACGTCTGTGATACAGCGTGGCACGGGTATTCAAAGTCGATAGCTTCTATTCTCCCAACCTCGAATATATATTATAACCCGAACCTCAAACCCTACGAGTTCAATCTTAACAGGGCAGCAGAAATACTGGATCAAGCCGGCTACAAGCTGGGCCCTAACGGTGTAAGGGCTTCCAGCAATGGTGTTCCGCTCTCATACACTATACTTGTGCCCAGCAAGTTCCCCGAAGCAGTTAACGCGGCACAGGTAATCGCGAACTGGTGGAAGCAAATAGGCGTCAACGTGGAGATCAAGACGATGGATACTGGTAGCATGAGCGCCATTATATGGAATAATGTGAATGGAGTTGTCAGGCTTGGACACGATATAGATATATGGGACTGGATAGTAAGCCCCAACGATGTATCACAATTCGACGTGTTTGCAACCGGGCGCACCCTCACAGGTGTCTCCGATTCAGGGTACAGTAACCCCGAGTATGATTCCCTCTATGAGAAAATATATAATGCGTCAAGTATGGATGAGATCAAGAATATAGCGTGGATGCTCCAGGAGATACTGTACAACGACCTACCATACATACCTCTCTGTGAAATAGAGGCTGTACAAGCACACTCAGTGAAATTCACCGGCTTCGACTACGGGTGGCCTGGCGGGCCATTCGGAGGTGATGACTGGCGTACGTTTCTCAACGCAACGCCTGTAGCCACTACTACAGCCCAGGGTGGCAACAGCGACTACCTAGTGATAGGTGTAGCAGCAGGAGTTATCGCGGTGGTTGCAATAGTGGTCTTAATTAATAGATTCAGGAGGTGA
- a CDS encoding ACT domain-containing protein, giving the protein MPRGNTSVSNIVREIVESDPCLVEALSNGYVNYSKLSERLAEVIREEYGVSCTPSSIKMSLLRSRSSVARQSLKSRIFRVLARSNIELKTGLAIVTYDYTVLHKVFKSVHELAGRTRFISISQGIDNITIIVNTELLDNLVGLMDKEPVWLERDVSAIIIVSPIENIETPGFISYITTLLARKGINILQIMSAHSDTIIVIDRKDSVEAFKTLESIILKAKEDSKEPLK; this is encoded by the coding sequence ATGCCCAGGGGAAACACGAGTGTAAGCAACATTGTGAGGGAGATCGTCGAGAGCGATCCATGCCTAGTGGAAGCATTGAGTAATGGATACGTGAACTATAGCAAGCTATCGGAGAGGCTTGCCGAAGTTATCAGAGAGGAGTATGGGGTATCATGTACACCTAGTTCCATTAAAATGTCGCTACTGCGCAGCAGGAGCAGTGTAGCTAGGCAATCCCTTAAGTCAAGGATCTTTAGGGTTCTAGCCAGGAGCAATATAGAGCTTAAGACAGGCCTAGCTATAGTGACATATGATTATACAGTACTCCATAAGGTGTTCAAGAGCGTTCATGAGCTAGCTGGCAGGACACGCTTCATATCTATCTCACAGGGCATAGACAATATAACTATAATAGTGAACACTGAGTTACTAGATAACTTAGTTGGCCTGATGGATAAGGAGCCGGTGTGGCTTGAGAGAGATGTCTCGGCAATCATAATAGTAAGCCCAATCGAGAATATTGAGACACCGGGCTTTATATCCTATATAACAACACTCCTAGCCAGGAAAGGGATCAACATACTCCAAATAATGTCGGCTCACAGTGACACTATCATAGTAATCGATAGAAAAGACTCTGTGGAGGCATTTAAAACACTGGAGTCAATAATATTGAAAGCCAAGGAGGATAGCAAGGAGCCCTTGAAATAA
- a CDS encoding DUF1616 domain-containing protein yields MLNYTPWSIRLTPVLVSLTVYPAILAFTASYRKLRVAEENSIPWPIKIREK; encoded by the coding sequence GTGTTAAACTATACTCCATGGAGTATACGGTTAACCCCTGTACTGGTCTCTCTCACAGTGTACCCAGCAATACTGGCTTTCACAGCATCCTATAGGAAATTACGTGTTGCTGAGGAAAACAGCATCCCGTGGCCTATCAAAATCCGGGAAAAATAA
- a CDS encoding competence/damage-inducible protein A, with the protein MTGLTTCIIAIGSEITRGIIQDTNSHWLARRLTSIGVDVRRIIVVPDDMSEITWALRACIEACNIVITTGGLGFTSDDITIPVIAESLGLKRVYSPVVYEMVKNRLVGRIPEHLEVVYPPEGAEPLSNTVGVSPGFHLVYNGRHLFILPGVPAEMENIFEGEVMPRLARLTGTSVTTLKVITKHEVEAEVDKLLEPLRVKYKWAYIKTHARKPVEITIQVYGANREDIDEKVNTLLRELSKILEIEVAS; encoded by the coding sequence TTGACCGGGTTAACCACTTGCATCATAGCTATTGGCTCAGAGATCACGAGGGGAATAATACAGGACACTAACTCTCACTGGCTTGCTCGTAGGCTGACCAGTATTGGGGTTGATGTAAGAAGGATTATCGTGGTACCGGATGATATGAGTGAGATAACATGGGCTCTCAGAGCCTGCATTGAGGCATGCAATATAGTGATTACAACCGGGGGTCTGGGCTTCACAAGTGATGATATAACGATACCGGTAATCGCTGAATCCCTAGGATTGAAGCGAGTTTATTCGCCAGTAGTCTACGAGATGGTTAAGAATAGACTTGTAGGCAGGATACCAGAGCACCTCGAGGTAGTCTATCCTCCTGAAGGAGCCGAGCCTCTCTCGAATACTGTTGGTGTCTCACCTGGATTCCATCTGGTCTACAATGGAAGACACCTATTCATACTTCCTGGGGTACCAGCCGAGATGGAGAACATATTCGAGGGGGAGGTAATGCCGAGGCTAGCCAGGTTAACCGGTACAAGTGTTACAACTCTCAAAGTGATCACGAAACATGAGGTGGAAGCTGAGGTAGACAAACTGTTAGAACCACTGAGAGTAAAGTATAAGTGGGCATATATAAAGACTCATGCGAGGAAACCTGTGGAAATCACGATACAGGTATATGGAGCCAATAGGGAAGATATAGATGAGAAAGTAAATACGTTGCTAAGAGAACTCAGTAAAATACTTGAGATAGAGGTGGCCTCTTAA
- a CDS encoding MTH1187 family thiamine-binding protein yields the protein MNVRYLLTLRVIPIGTCSTSLSSYVAEVEKVLSSLGLKHVLTASATIIELSDLGEVSKILESVVDELVARGVKRVSIDLSIDYRVDKELSIEGKVRPVKEKLGKG from the coding sequence ATGAACGTGAGATATCTTCTAACACTAAGGGTTATACCCATAGGAACCTGTTCTACGAGTCTTAGTAGCTATGTGGCTGAAGTGGAGAAAGTGTTATCGTCCCTTGGATTAAAGCATGTCTTGACGGCTTCAGCAACGATAATAGAGCTCAGCGATCTAGGCGAGGTCTCCAAGATACTGGAGTCGGTGGTGGATGAACTGGTTGCCCGAGGCGTTAAACGAGTCTCAATAGATTTATCAATAGACTACAGGGTGGATAAGGAGTTATCGATAGAGGGCAAGGTTAGACCTGTTAAGGAGAAGCTGGGAAAGGGTTAA